The Candidatus Schekmanbacteria bacterium RIFCSPLOWO2_02_FULL_38_14 genome includes a window with the following:
- a CDS encoding acetolactate synthase, large subunit, biosynthetic type, which produces MKKLSGAEILIESLVKEDVEYIFGLPGAVLCDVYDSLYDSSIKFILTRHEQAAAHAADGYARASGKTGVCLVTSGPGATNIVTGIATAYMDSIPMVAFTGQVPTTMIGDDAFQEADIVGVTRTITKHNYLVNDVSELAKTIKEAFYVASTGRPGPVLIDLPKDIISGKAEFKYPSNVEIRGYNPNIHGHPGQIEKILDAVELSKRPIIYAGGGVILSGASKELLSFAEATQIPVANTLMGLGGFPGSHKLFLGMLGMHGHYWANMAISHADLVIAVGARFDDRVTGRVDKFATDARIVHIDIDPSAISKNVRVDIPIVGDAKEVLKELNSKLKESLKEFPDRKEWFEEINGWKKTHPLKYNKKNELIKPQFVVEKLYELTKGKAIVCTDVGQHQMWSAQYFKFDEPRTFLSSGGLGTMGFGLPASVGAKLAQPKKTVINITGDGSFQMNMQELATAVHYGLQVKVVILNNCSYGMVRQWQSLFYKNRYYATDLHGNPDFVKLAESFGAVGLRATKEEEVEDVIKKALETDRTVVIDFRVDRDEKVYPMVPAGASIKEMMID; this is translated from the coding sequence ATGAAAAAATTAAGTGGTGCAGAAATACTTATTGAGAGTCTTGTTAAGGAAGACGTCGAGTATATTTTTGGCCTTCCGGGGGCTGTGCTCTGTGATGTGTATGACAGTCTCTATGATTCATCAATAAAATTCATTCTCACAAGGCATGAACAGGCTGCTGCACATGCAGCAGACGGATATGCAAGGGCATCAGGAAAAACAGGAGTCTGCCTTGTAACATCAGGACCGGGTGCAACAAATATTGTAACCGGTATCGCAACAGCTTATATGGATTCTATTCCAATGGTTGCCTTTACAGGACAAGTACCAACCACAATGATAGGAGATGATGCCTTTCAGGAAGCTGATATAGTCGGTGTTACAAGAACAATAACAAAGCATAACTACCTTGTGAATGATGTCTCGGAACTTGCAAAGACAATAAAAGAAGCCTTCTATGTCGCTTCAACAGGAAGGCCCGGTCCTGTTCTTATAGATTTGCCAAAAGATATCATTTCAGGAAAAGCAGAATTCAAATACCCTTCAAATGTTGAAATAAGAGGATATAATCCAAATATACACGGTCATCCGGGTCAGATTGAAAAAATACTGGATGCAGTAGAACTGAGCAAGCGGCCTATAATTTATGCAGGAGGAGGAGTTATTTTGTCCGGAGCGTCAAAAGAGCTCCTTTCCTTTGCAGAAGCAACCCAAATTCCTGTTGCCAATACCCTGATGGGACTGGGAGGATTCCCGGGTTCACATAAACTATTTCTCGGAATGCTCGGGATGCACGGGCACTACTGGGCAAATATGGCAATAAGCCATGCTGATTTGGTAATTGCTGTTGGAGCAAGGTTTGATGACAGGGTAACAGGCAGGGTTGATAAGTTTGCAACTGATGCCAGGATAGTCCACATAGATATTGACCCCTCAGCAATAAGCAAAAATGTCAGGGTTGACATTCCAATTGTTGGCGATGCAAAAGAAGTATTAAAGGAATTGAACAGCAAACTGAAAGAAAGTCTGAAAGAGTTTCCTGACAGAAAGGAATGGTTTGAGGAAATTAACGGGTGGAAAAAAACTCATCCATTGAAATATAATAAAAAAAATGAATTAATCAAACCACAGTTTGTAGTTGAAAAGCTCTATGAGCTTACCAAAGGGAAAGCAATAGTTTGTACAGATGTTGGACAGCATCAGATGTGGTCTGCCCAGTATTTCAAGTTTGATGAACCGAGGACTTTTCTCTCATCAGGAGGACTCGGAACAATGGGGTTTGGACTTCCTGCATCAGTAGGCGCAAAGCTGGCGCAGCCAAAAAAGACAGTAATAAACATAACCGGTGATGGAAGTTTTCAGATGAATATGCAGGAACTTGCAACTGCTGTACATTACGGACTTCAGGTAAAAGTTGTTATACTCAATAACTGTTCATACGGAATGGTAAGGCAGTGGCAGAGTCTTTTCTACAAAAACAGATACTATGCAACTGACCTTCACGGAAATCCGGATTTTGTGAAGCTTGCAGAAAGTTTTGGAGCTGTTGGGCTTCGTGCAACAAAAGAAGAGGAAGTTGAGGATGTTATAAAAAAAGCCCTTGAAACTGACAGAACTGTTGTTATAGATTTCAGGGTTGACCGTGACGAGAAGGTATATCCAATGGTACCCGCTGGGGCGTCAATAAAGGAAATGATGATTGACTGA
- a CDS encoding dihydroxy-acid dehydratase — MRSDRIKKGIERAPHRALLHATGVHPSALKKPFIGIVSSFTDLIPGHIGMRDLERFIEKGVHSGGGYSFIFCVPGICDGIAMGHEGMSYSLPSRELIADMIEAVTKAHSLDGLVLLTNCDKITPGMLMAAARLNIPSILLTAGPMITGRINAKKRLSLVRDTFEGVGRCQSGEISVDQLHRLEIEACPGPGSCQGLYTANTMACVTETLGMSLPGTACALAGQSKKRRLAYESGERIIALVKKGITPRKILTRKAFENAVRIDLALGGSTNTVLHILAIAHEAGVKIDLEIFDRLGSESPHICCLEPAGNHYMEDLEYAGGIPAVLSRLKERLSDNPTVSGKSIIKIASEAVVFDDDVIRPLDRPYHKEGGIAVLKGNLAPDGAVVKQGAVDKKCMKFTGTAMVFDSEEDAIKAILGRKIKLGNVVVIRYEGPKGGPGMREMLLPTASLIGMGLGDKVALITDGRFSGGTRGPCIGHISPEAMEKGTIGIVKNGDIIEIDIPKRNLHLRLSDREINKRKEKMKLREPKIKTGYLARYAKCVRSANTGAIME; from the coding sequence ATGAGAAGCGACAGGATAAAAAAAGGAATTGAGAGGGCGCCGCACAGGGCACTGCTCCACGCTACCGGTGTTCATCCCTCTGCATTAAAAAAACCATTCATTGGAATTGTTTCAAGCTTTACTGATTTGATACCCGGTCATATCGGAATGAGGGACCTTGAAAGATTTATTGAAAAAGGAGTGCATTCAGGAGGAGGTTATTCTTTCATCTTCTGTGTCCCGGGCATTTGTGACGGAATTGCAATGGGGCATGAGGGAATGAGTTATTCCCTTCCTTCAAGGGAATTAATAGCAGATATGATTGAAGCTGTTACAAAAGCCCATTCCCTTGACGGGCTGGTTCTCCTTACAAACTGCGACAAGATAACTCCGGGAATGTTAATGGCAGCAGCACGGCTGAATATTCCTTCAATACTACTTACAGCAGGTCCAATGATTACAGGCAGAATAAATGCAAAAAAAAGGCTCTCCCTTGTAAGGGATACCTTTGAAGGAGTTGGAAGATGCCAGAGTGGTGAAATCTCTGTTGACCAGCTTCACAGGCTTGAGATTGAAGCCTGTCCTGGTCCGGGCTCCTGCCAGGGTCTTTATACTGCCAACACAATGGCATGTGTTACTGAAACTCTCGGTATGTCTCTTCCGGGAACTGCCTGTGCCCTTGCAGGGCAGTCAAAAAAAAGAAGACTGGCTTATGAAAGCGGGGAAAGAATCATTGCGCTTGTAAAAAAAGGAATTACACCAAGAAAAATTCTGACAAGAAAAGCCTTTGAAAATGCCGTAAGAATTGACCTTGCCCTTGGTGGTTCAACAAATACAGTTCTTCATATTCTTGCAATAGCGCATGAAGCAGGAGTTAAAATAGACCTTGAGATTTTTGACAGGCTTGGATCTGAATCTCCGCATATCTGCTGCCTTGAGCCGGCAGGAAACCATTATATGGAAGACCTTGAATATGCAGGCGGAATACCGGCTGTGCTCTCAAGACTGAAAGAGAGGCTCTCTGACAACCCGACTGTCTCCGGCAAATCAATAATTAAAATCGCATCTGAAGCAGTGGTTTTTGATGATGATGTGATACGCCCCCTTGACCGCCCATACCACAAGGAAGGCGGAATTGCCGTCCTCAAAGGGAATCTTGCACCAGACGGCGCAGTTGTAAAGCAGGGGGCAGTTGATAAAAAATGTATGAAATTTACAGGTACTGCAATGGTTTTTGATTCTGAAGAAGATGCCATAAAGGCGATTCTTGGAAGAAAAATAAAACTAGGCAATGTTGTTGTCATAAGGTATGAGGGACCAAAGGGTGGTCCCGGAATGAGGGAAATGCTTCTTCCAACTGCTTCACTTATAGGAATGGGTCTTGGCGACAAAGTTGCCCTTATTACTGACGGAAGATTTTCAGGCGGGACAAGAGGACCGTGCATAGGACATATTTCCCCTGAAGCAATGGAAAAGGGCACAATCGGAATTGTTAAAAACGGAGATATCATTGAGATTGACATTCCTAAAAGAAATCTCCATCTCAGGCTCTCTGATAGAGAGATTAATAAAAGAAAAGAGAAAATGAAACTCAGGGAGCCAAAGATTAAAACCGGTTACCTTGCAAGGTATGCAAAATGCGTTCGCTCTGCAAATACAGGGGCAATAATGGAATGA
- a CDS encoding ribosomal-protein-alanine N-acetyltransferase — translation MTYDDMDEVLDIEKTSFPSPWTRTMFIAELERKGISFNYIVRTKDAEVKTILGYIVFWYLGEEAQIANIATNPEYLKRGIGEKLMRFSLNKIRALGSKEVFLEVRMSNLPAQSLYKKLGFEVYGIRKKYYSETGEDAILMYKPLAGL, via the coding sequence ATGACCTATGATGACATGGATGAAGTCCTTGATATAGAAAAAACATCTTTCCCTTCACCATGGACCAGAACGATGTTTATTGCTGAGCTTGAAAGAAAGGGAATTTCGTTTAATTATATTGTAAGGACGAAGGATGCAGAGGTTAAAACCATACTCGGTTATATTGTATTCTGGTATCTTGGGGAAGAAGCGCAGATTGCAAATATTGCAACAAACCCTGAATACCTTAAAAGAGGGATAGGTGAAAAGCTGATGAGATTTTCTCTAAATAAAATCAGGGCGCTCGGGTCAAAAGAGGTATTTCTTGAAGTAAGAATGTCCAACCTGCCAGCCCAAAGCCTGTACAAAAAATTAGGCTTTGAAGTTTATGGAATTAGAAAAAAATATTACTCTGAAACAGGTGAAGATGCAATACTTATGTATAAACCCTTAGCAGGGTTGTAA
- a CDS encoding tRNA (adenosine(37)-N6)-threonylcarbamoyltransferase complex dimerization subunit type 1 TsaB codes for MNILAIEASTKTGSCAVFGNEGLLGELTLNTDATHSEKLMPAIISLMGSLQLAFKDLNGVAVSVGPGSFTALRIAISTAKGIAFSANIPLIGVPTLMALAEKVADFDSVICPFLDARKKEVYFALYKRDKDGNLLQLKEETVGSVEEMCRNIKTKTVFLGNGIEVYGERVRQILKKKAVFVSQAQSLPTASTVAGIGYRKLINDDYPKDLSSVRPIYLRPSDAELTLKRKH; via the coding sequence ATGAACATTCTTGCAATTGAGGCATCGACAAAGACAGGAAGTTGTGCCGTATTTGGGAATGAGGGGCTTCTTGGAGAACTCACTCTCAACACTGACGCTACACACTCTGAAAAGCTTATGCCGGCAATAATCAGTCTGATGGGCTCACTGCAACTTGCCTTTAAGGATTTAAATGGTGTAGCTGTTTCCGTTGGACCAGGCTCGTTCACAGCCCTGCGAATAGCTATCAGCACTGCAAAGGGTATTGCCTTTTCAGCAAATATCCCTCTGATAGGAGTTCCGACCCTGATGGCTTTAGCTGAAAAAGTAGCGGATTTTGATTCTGTAATATGCCCTTTTCTTGATGCAAGAAAAAAAGAAGTATATTTTGCCCTTTATAAAAGGGATAAAGACGGCAATTTATTACAGTTAAAGGAAGAAACTGTAGGAAGTGTGGAAGAGATGTGCAGAAATATAAAGACTAAAACTGTTTTTTTAGGGAATGGAATTGAAGTTTATGGAGAAAGGGTAAGACAGATTTTAAAGAAAAAGGCTGTTTTTGTCTCTCAGGCTCAGAGTCTGCCAACAGCTTCAACAGTTGCAGGAATCGGATACAGGAAGCTTATAAATGACGATTATCCAAAGGATTTATCTTCAGTAAGACCAATTTATCTGAGACCCTCTGATGCAGAGTTGACTCTAAAAAGAAAGCATTGA
- a CDS encoding rod shape-determining protein MreD: MALIFSVLLFLAILLQTNIFPSLLHTNIKPDIFLSLTIYASLFFESSRGIVYGFISGMLLDIFSGGAIGSNTFSLMIVGLLAENIKNFVLLENIPAQALLVTASTLFQWTIAFIYRGTLQLTLDSILGITYFLSAQVLLNLVSAFILFFLLDSLKQKQSLRI; encoded by the coding sequence ATGGCTCTTATATTTTCTGTTTTACTGTTTCTTGCAATCCTTCTTCAAACCAATATCTTTCCGTCGCTTTTACACACAAACATAAAACCTGATATTTTTCTCTCATTAACCATTTACGCAAGTCTTTTCTTTGAATCATCCAGAGGTATCGTTTATGGCTTTATATCAGGGATGCTCCTTGATATCTTTTCAGGAGGAGCCATTGGTTCCAACACTTTCTCATTAATGATTGTGGGCTTGCTTGCTGAAAATATTAAAAACTTTGTGCTCCTTGAGAATATTCCTGCCCAAGCCCTTCTTGTAACAGCCTCAACTCTTTTTCAGTGGACCATTGCATTCATTTACAGGGGAACTTTGCAATTAACCCTTGATTCTATATTGGGAATAACATATTTTCTTTCTGCTCAAGTCCTGCTTAATCTTGTTTCCGCTTTCATATTATTCTTCCTACTTGATTCTTTGAAACAAAAACAATCCCTGAGAATATAA